In Populus alba chromosome 1, ASM523922v2, whole genome shotgun sequence, a single window of DNA contains:
- the LOC118036068 gene encoding cullin-1, protein MGERKTIELEQGWEYMQKGITKLKGILDGSLEQFNSEEYMMLYTTIYDMCTQKPPNDYSQQLYDKYREAFQEYINSTVLPSIREKHDEFMLRELVKRWANHKIMVRWLSRFFHYLDRYFIARRSLPPLNEVGLTCFRDLVYQEVNSKAKDAVLDVIGKERDGEQIDRALLKNVLDIFVEIGMSQMDHYEDDFEAHMLQGSGAYYSVKAANWIREDSCPDYMIKAEECLKRERERVSHYLHSSSETKLVEKVQHELLVVHANQLLEKEHSGVHSLLRDDKLDDLSRMFRLYHKVPHGLEPVSNVFKQHITAEGTALVQQAEDAASSQAANGGVQEQVLIRKIIELHDKYMTYVTDCFQNHTLFHKAMKEAFEIFCNKTVAGSSSAEQLATFCDTILRKGGSEKLSDEAIEETLEKVVKLLAYISDKDLFAEFYRKKLARRLLFDRSANDEHERSILSKLKQQCGGQFTSKMEGMVTDLQLAKEHQSSFDEYLGNNPTTHTGIDLQVSVLTTGYWPSYKSSDINLPAEMARGVEVFKEFYDNKSKHRKLTWIYSLGSCHINARFDQKPIELVVTTYQACLLMLFNTSDKLGYPEIMTQSNLSDDDLPRLLHSLSCGKYKILSKEPNTKTVTQNDSFEFNRKFNDRMRRIKVPLPIVDERKKVVEDVHKDRRYAIDAAIVRIMKSRKVLGHQQLVMECVEQLTRMFKPDIKAIKKRIEDLISRDYLERDKENPNMFRYLA, encoded by the exons ATGGGTGAGCGCAAGACTATTGAACTTGAGCAAGGATGGGAATATATGCAGAAAGGGATCACAAAGCTGAAGGGGATTCTGGATGGATCACTGGAGCAATTCAACTCAGAAGAATATATGATGCTTTACAc AACTATCTACGATATGTGTACTCAGAAGCCACCCAATGACTATTCCCAGCAGCTTTATGACAAGTACAGGGAGGCGTTTCAAGAATATATAAACTCCACG GTATTACCATCGATAAGGGAGAAGCACGATGAGTTTATGTTGAGGGAGCTTGTGAAAAGATGGGCTAACCATAAAATTATGGTTAGGTGGTTGTCACGCTTCTTTCATTATCTTGACCGTTACTTCATTGCTCGGAGGTCACTTCCTCCACTTAATGAAGTTGGACTGACTTGCTTCCGTGATCTG gTTTATCAGGAAGTGAATAGTAAAGCAAAGGATGCCGTGCTTGATGTG ATTGGTAAAGAACGCGACGGAGAACAGATTGACAGAGCACTGCTGAAGAATGTTTTAGATATATTTGTTGAGATTGGAATGTCACAAATGGATCATTATGAAGATGATTTTGAAGCGCATATGCTTCAAGGTAGTGGTGCTTACTATTCTGTTAAAGCGGCAAACTGGATTCGAGAGGATTCCTGCCCAGATTACATGATAAAG GCTGAGGAAtgcttgaagagagagagagagagagtttctcATTACTTGCACTCAAGCAGTGAGACAAAGTTAGTGGAG AAAGTGCAACACGAGTTGTTGGTGGTCCATGCGAACCAACTGCTAGAAAAGGAACATTCTGGAGTTCACTCATTGCTTAGAGATGACAAG TTGGATGATCTATCCAGGATGTTCAGGCTTTACCATAAGGTTCCCCATGGCTTGGAACCTGTTTCTAATGTATTCAAGCAG CATATTACTGCTGAAGGAACAGCCTTGGTCCAGCAGGCAGAAGATGCTGCGAGTAGCCAG GCTGCAAATGGTGGTGTTCAGGAACAA GTTCTCATCCGAAAGATAATTGAGCTGCATGATAAATACATGACTTATGTGACTGATTGCTTTCAAAACCACACCTTGTTTCACAAG GCCATGAAAGAGGCTTTTGAGATTTTTTGCAATAAAACAGTTGCTGGGAGCTCTAGTGCTGAACAACTGGCCACCTTTTGTGATACTATCCTCCGAAAGGGGGGAAGTGAGAAACTAAGTGATGAAGCCATTGAAGAAACACTGGAGAAG GTGGTTAAGCTGCTTGCATATATTAGTGACAAGGACCTCTTTGCCGAATTTTATCG GAAAAAGCTTGCCCGTCGTCTTCTTTTTGATCGAAGTGCTAATGATGAACATGAAAGGAGtattctttcaaaattgaagCAGCAATGTGGTGGTCAATTCACCTCAAAGATGGAAGGAATG gtcaCAGATTTGCAACTGGCAAAGGAACACCAGTCCAGCTTTGACGAGTATCTTGGCAATAACCCAACCACACATACTGGGATTGATTTGCAAGTTAGTGTTCTCACAACTGGGTACTGGCCAAGTTATAAATCCTCCGATATCAACCTGCCTGCAGAAATG GCTAGGGGAGTGGAAGTTTTCAAGGAGTTCTATGACAACAAGAGTAAGCACAGAAAACTTACATGGATTTACTCGCTGGGATCTTGCCACATTAATGCCAGGTTTGACCAAAAACCTATTGAGCTGGTTGTGACAACCTACCAG GCTTGTCTCCTGATGCTTTTTAATACTTCAGACAAGCTAGGTTACCCTGAGATTATGACTCAGTCAAACTTGAGCGACGATGATTTGCCCCGATTACTTCATTCCCTGTCATGTGGAAAGTATAAGATCCTTAGCAAGGAACCAAACACAAAGACTGTTACCCAAAATGATTCCTTTGAGTTCAATCGCAAGTTCAATGACAGAATGAGGAGGATCAAG GTTCCTCTTCCAATTGTTGATGAAAGAAAGAAGGTTGTTGAAGATGTTCACAAAGACAGACGGTATGCAATCGATGCTGCAATTGTGCGCATCATGAAGAGCCGGAAAGTTTTGGGCCATCAACAGCTAGTCATGGAGTGTGTTGAGCAATTGACTCGCATGTTCAAG CCTGACATTAAAGCTATCAAGAAGCGAATAGAAGATCTGATATCCCGAGACTATTTAGAAAGAGACAAGGAAAACCCAAACATGTTTAGGTACCTGGCTTGA